The Streptomyces hundungensis genome contains the following window.
CGTGGTGCACGCCGAGCGCCCAGGTGACGGCCATCGAGACGGCGGTCAGGACCGCGTGGATCACGTAGAGGACCGGCGCGATGAACATGAACGCGAACTCGATCGGCTCGGTGATGCCGGTGACGAACGAGGTCAGCGCGAGGGACATCATCATGCCGCCGACGACCTTGCGGCGCTCGGGACGGGCGCAGTGCGTGATGGCGAGGGCCACGGCGGGCAGCGCGAACATCATGATCGGGAAGAAGCCCGTCATGAACTGGCCGGCCGTCGGGTCGCCGTGCATGAAGCGCTGGACGTCACCGTGCCAGGTGGCGCCGGAGGAGTCGGTGTAGGTGCCGATCTCCTGCCAGGCGACCGTGTTCACGAACTGGTGCATACCGACCGGCAGCAGGGCGCGGTTGACCACGCCGAAGATGCCGGCGCCGACGGCGCCCAGACCGGTCATCCACTCGCCGAACGAGGTGATGGCGTCGCCGATGGGGCCCCAGATCAGGCCGAACAGCACACCCATGGCGGTGCCGATGAAGGCCATCAGGATCGGGACGAGGCGGCGGCCGTTGAAGAAGCCGAGCCAGTCCACCAGCTTGGTGCGGTGGTAGCGCTGCCACACCACGGCCGATATCAGGCCCATGATGATGCCGCCGAGGACCTTCGGGTCGTTGTACGTCGCCGCGACGTCCACGCCCTTGTTGGCGGTCGTGTTGACGACGGCGTCGGTCACCGGGAACGCGGTCAGCACGTTCTTGTAGACCAGGAAGCCGACCAGGGCCGCCAGAGCGGTGGAGCCGTCGGCCTTCTTCGCGAAGCCGATCGCGACACCGATGCAGAACAGCAGCGGCATGTTGCTGAAGACCGCGTCACCGGCGGTCGCGAAGACCTTGGCGACCGTGCCCCACTGGAGGCCGTCCTTGCCGAACACGTCGTCCTGGCCGAGGCGGAGCAGAATGCCCGCCGCCGGCAGCACCGCGATCGGCAGCTGCAAGCTGCGGCCGACCTTTTGCAGACCCTGGAACAGGCCGGATCCCCGCTTCTTCGCGGGCGCCGCCGCAGCGGTGGCCGTACTCATCAACATCCTCCAGTAGGCAAGGCGCCGCCCGGGGACATGGGAAACTACGGGGGGACGGCGGCGTCTCAGGGGAACGCGGTCAAGCCCGCGTGGTCTACACCAATGAGTGGTGTAGACCAGTTGTAGCACGGTGAGGGATAGATAAGGAACCTTCGTTTTTTGTGGTCTGAGCCATATCCGGCAATCACCGCGACACGGACCGCCGCCGTGACCAATTCGTTGTCCGCGCAAGGCCTTCGGGACATGCCGAAGGCCCCCGGACCACAGGGTCCGAGGGCCTCCAAAACACCCGCGCCGACTACGCCTTGACGTTCTCCTTCTCCAACTCGTCCTCCTCCGGCTCCCGCCCCGGAGTCGGCAGGTTGAACTTGGTGATCGCGAAACGGAACACCACGTAATACACGACGGCGAAACACAGCCCCACCGGAATGATCAGCCAGGGTTTCGTCGCGAGGTTCCAGTTGATGACGTAGTCGATCAGGCCCGCCGAGAAACTGAAGCCGTCCTTGATGCCGAGCCCCCAGCTCACCGCCATCGAAACGCCCGTGAGCAACGCGTGGATCACGTACAGCAGGGGCGCGATGAAGACGAAGGAGTACTCGATCGGCTCGGTGATACCCGTGACGAACGAGGTCAGGCCCACGGACAGCATCATGCCGCCGACCTCCTTGCGGCGGTGCGGCCGCGCGCAGTGCGCGATCGCCAGGGCGGCGGCCGGCAGCGCGAACATCATGATCGGGAAGAAACCGGTCTGGAACTGACCGGCCGTCGGGTCACCCGCGAGGAACCTCGGGATGTCGCCGTGCACGATCGTCCCGTCCGCCTTGGTGAAGTCGCCGAACTGGAACCAGATGAAGGTGTTCAGGAACTGGTGCAGACCGATCACGAGGAGCGCACGGTTGGCCACACCGAAGATGCCGGACCCGCCCGCACCGAGATCCACGAGCCATTTGCTGAAGCTGGTCAGCGCGTCACCGACCGGCGGCCACACCCACAGGCACAGCACGGAGAACACGATCGCGATCCCGGCCATGATGATCGGCACCAGCCGGCGCCCGTTGAAGAAGCCCAGCCAGTCCACGAGCTTCGTGCGGTGGAACCGCTGCCAGAAGTACGCGGTCAGCAGCCCCATCACGATGCCGCCGAACACCCCCGGATTCTGGTACGTGGCGAGCACCGCCGAGCCGTCCTTGGCGATACAGGCGCCGGCCAGGAACTTCGCCCCCGCGGCGCAGTCCTTGGGGAACTGAAGGAGCACCCCGTAGTAGACGAGGAAACCCGCCACCGCCGCCAGCGCGGTCGAGCCGTCCGACTTCTTCGCCATGCCGATCGCGACGCCCACACAGAACAGCAGGGGCAGCCCCAGTGAACCATCGAGCAGCGCGCCGCCCGCGCCCTTGAACACTTTGGCGACGTCGTCCCAGCCGAGCCCGGTCTTGCCGAACACGTCGTCCTGGCCGAGCCGGTTGAGGATGCCCGCCGCAGGCAGCACGGCGATCGGCAGCTGGAGGCTGCGGCCCATCTTCTGCAAGCCCTGGAACAGCCCGTTCCACCACTTGGGCTGGGGCACTGCGGCCGCGCTGCTGGCACTCATCGGCAACCTCCAGGCCTGCGGAACAAGCCGGTTCGGGCGGTCGTTGCACACTGGTGTAGACCAGTTGCGGTATCGTCCGGAGCGGGCCCCTGGCACGACACGGCTCCGGTGCTCGCCATCCTTGGCCAGGCACCTTGCGCCCGCGCGCATAGCTGGGCCAAACGTGGGTTACCGTGACAAAGCGGACCTACCGTGGGCCGACACAGCGTTCTTCAAGAACCAGGAGAGACACATGGCCAGCAAGGCTGAGAAGATCGTCGCCGGCCTCGGCGGTATCGAGAACATCGAGGAAGTCGAAGGCTGCATCACGCGCCTGCGCACCGAAGTGATCGACCCGAGCAAGGTCGACGAAGCCGCCCTCAAGGCCGCCGGCGCCCACGGCGTCGTCAAGATGGGCACCGCCATCCAGGTCGTCATCGGCACCGACGCGGACCCCATCGCCGCGGACATCGAAGACATGATGTGAGTCGCTGAACCCACACCGCCGAGGCCGGCCCCCCGGGGCCGGCCTTTCGCGTACCCGGGCCGCGCGTCCGGAGTCGGGGGCGCCGGGAAGCTCCGTACGCGGGGAGCCCGCCCGCACGGCGGGAGCCCGCGCCTGCCCGCCGCGAGCTCGCCCGCATACCGGGAGCCCGCCAGCCGAGACCCTCCGGCACGCAGGGAGTCTGGAACCCGGGCCCCGCACCCGGCCCCGCACCCGGCCCCCCCGTACCCGGCCCCGGCTCCGCACCCGGCCCCGGCCCGTACGCGGAGCCGCCGCCCACCGGGAGCCCTCGTATACCCGGAGACGGGGGAACCCGCCCCCACCCCATCGCCTAGGCTCAAGGGCATGTCTCGAATCGACGGCCGCACCCCCGAACAGCTCCGCCCGGTCACCATCGAACGCGGATGGAGCAAGCACGCCGAGGGCTCCGTCCTCATCTCCTTCGGCGACACCAAAGTCTTCTGCACCGCCTCCGTCACCGAAGGCGTCCCCCGCTGGCGCAAGGGCAGCGGCGAAGGCTGGGTCACCGCCGAATACTCGATGCTGCCCCGCTCCACCAACACCCGCGGCGACCGCGAATCCGTCCGCGGCAAGATCGGCGGCCGCACCCACGAGATCTCCCGCCTCATCGGCCGGTCCCTGCGCGCCGTCATCGACTACAAGGCACTCGGCGAGAACACCATCGTCCTGGACTGCGACGTCCTCCAGGCCGACGGCGGCACCCGCACCGCCGCCATCACCGGCGCCTACGTCGCCCTCGCCGACGCCATCACCTGGGCCCAGGGCAAGAAGCTCGTCAAGCACGGCCGCAAGCCCCTCACCGGCACCGTCTCCGCCGTCTCCGTCGGCATCGTCGACGGCGCCCCCCTCCTCGACCTCTGCTACGAGGAAGACGTCCGCGCCGACACCGACATGAACGTCGTCTGCACCGGCGACGGCCGCTTCGTCGAGGTCCAGGGCACCGCCGAGGCCGAGCCCTTCGACCGCAAGGAACTGAACGCCCTCCTCGACCTCGCCACCGGAGGCTGCGCCGACCTCGCCGCCCTCCAACTCCGCGCCCTGGCCGCGGTCTCCGGCGAGCAGCCCGCACCATAAAGAGGCAACCAGGGGGAACCTCCCCGCGTCACCACGAGTACGGGCGTACGGGCCAACCGTGCGCCCGTCCGTCCTTCCGGAACCCGTTCCGGAACACCCGGGGGAGGACCCGACCGATGCGCCGAACCATGCTCGCCCTCGCCACCGCGGCCCTGGCCGTCACCGTCACCGCGGGCTGCGGAGCCATCGACAAGGCCATCGACTGCGTCAACACCGCGGACGCCATCGGCAGCAGCGTCAGCAACCTCGGCAAGGCCGTGAACAACGCCACCGACAACCCGGCCCAGGCCGACCAGGCCCTCGACGACATCGACAAAGAACTGTCGTCCCTCAAGAACAAGACCGACAACGCCGACCTCTCCAAAGCCGTCGGCGACCTCGACAAGGCCGTCGACAACGTCCGCACCGCCATCAAGAACGGCGACAACACCCCCGACATCAGCGGCGTCACCGACGCGGCCAAGGAAGTCGGCAAGGTCTGCACGCCCTGAGACACCGGCCCGCGCCCACCCCCCGATACTGGGGGGCATGACCCGCCTGATCCTCGCCACCCGCAACGCCGGCAAAGTCACCGAACTCCACGCCATCCTCGCCGCGGCCGGCCTCCCCCACGAACTCGTGGGCGCCGACGCCTACCCCGAGATCCCCGACGTCAAGGAAACCGGCGTCACCTTCGCCGAGAACGCCCTCCTCAAAGCACACGCCCTCGCCCAGGCCACCGGCCTGCCCGCCGTCGCCGACGACTCCGGCCTCTGCGTCGACGTCCTGGGCGGCGCCCCCGGCATCTTCTCCGCACGCTGGTCCGGCACCCACGGCGACGACCAGGCCAACCTGAACCTTTTGCTGGCCCAACTCGCCGACATCGCCGACGAACACCGCGCCGCCCACTTCGCCTGCGCCGCCGCCCTCGCCCTGCCCGACGGCACGGAACGCGTCGTCGAAGGCCGCCTCCTGGGCACCCTGCGCCACGCCCCCGCCGGCACGGGCGGCTTCGGCTACGACCCGATCCTCCAGCCGAACGGCGAGACCCGCACGTGCGCGGAGCTGACGGCAGACGAGAAGAACGCGATCAGCCACCGCGGGCAGGCGTTTCGAGCGCTGGTGCCGGTGGTGCGGGAACTGGTGGGGTGAGTCCCTGGAAACGAAACGGCCTGCGCATCGATCCCTCAATGCGCAGGCCGTTCGCTGTGCGGCGGAAGGGATTCGAACCCTCAAGCCGTTTCACGGGCCACAGATCCTAAGTCTGCTGTGTCGCCATTGCACCACCGCCGCCAGACGCCAGCCATGGTACCGGGGGAGGCGCCGGTCGGTGGATGGGGCCGGTGTCGGATCAGGCGCTGCGGCGTCCTCCTCGGCACCAGGTGCTGGTGATCGCGTGGCAGTTGGGACAGAGGAGCCGGAGATTCTCAGCCCGGTCGTCGCTCCAGTCACCGTTGATGTGGTCGACCTCCAGCGTCATGGGCCTGCCCAGCCACTCGGGTCCCGTGCCGCAGCCCGCGCACACCTCCGGCACACCTATGGCGCGCAGCGCCCGACGGAGGGCCGCCGCCTGGCTGCGCCGACCCCGGTCGTGTTTCACGAGGACGTCTTCGGCGGCCTTCACAAGGGCTGGGCCGGGCTTGCCGCGCTGGTGGGCCTGTCCCAGGAAGTGCGAGGTGTCCACCTGCTCCTCGGTGATCCACTGCCGCAGCAGAGCTCGTTGCCGCGTGTTGTCCGGGCGACCCAGCCGTCGGAGGGTGGCGGCGATGGTGGTCGAGTCGCGCACTGCCTGCCGCAGTTCCCCTTCCGCGGGCCGAGGCAGCCTGCCGCTCGGTCTGAAATGCGAGATGTCGATGCCGAAGTGCTCGAAGCGCCGCCTCAGGTAGCGGGCGAGGTACCCATAGGGTTTGGTGCCGAAGAAGGCGATGACCTCGTCGATGTCTCCGCAAGATCGGGCTGCTTCGGCAAGCCGCTCGCGCGTGTATCCCGATGGCGCGCTCAAGGTGCGTTCACCTGCCTGCCCTTGCCGCGACCACGGTAAGTGTCCGTAGTGGAGTGGCAGTTGGGGCAGAGCAGCCGGAGATTTTCCGCGCGGTTGTCGCGCCAGTTGCCGTCGATGTGGTCCACCTCGAGCGGTAGCGCGTGCCCCTGCCAGACGGCCCCGATGCCGCACAACGCACAGCACTCCGTGATGCCGAGCTCCAGGAGTGCCCGCTTGAGGCGGGTGCTGGGCGTCCGTCGAGCGTGCGCGGAGAGGTCCACCCGCAGGATGTCTTCGGGGGTCCGGCGACGACGGTTGTTCCGCATCTTCTCGGTGCGCGCCGGGGGCCCGAAATGAGCTGTGTCTATGCCGTACGCCTTGATGCGCCTGCTGATGTTCGTGTGATGACCGCCGACCACTTCGAGCCCCAGTCGGCGCAGCACCTCACACACGCTCGCCGAAGCCGCGACCACCGGCTCAAGAACCTCCCGTGTCCAGCGGGCACCCTCGCGTTCGAAGTGCGCGGTGTCTATGCCCAGCTTCCGCATCCGTTCGCGTATGTACCTCCGTGACCCACTCCTCGGGTCCACGCCCAGCCTGGTCAGCGCCTCCGACAAGGTGCGGGAGGAGGCGGCCGCGTCGGCCAGCCTCTCCCGGGTGTACGCGCTCGTGCCCACGTTCCCCTCCGTCCCGGCCACACGTTCGCAGCCCCGTACGGAGTAACGAACCGCATTCCGGACGGTCACCCCCGAAATGCGGAACGACCCGGGCCGCTTGCGGGCGGGCAGGGTCGTTCCGAAAAGGGGACGGGGGCGGGGTCAGATGCCCAGGTCCTTGATGATCTTGGCTACATGGCCCGTCGCCTTGACGTTGTACAGGGCCCGCTCCACCTTCCCCGCCTCGTCCACGACCACCGTCGAGCGGATGACCCCCGTCACCGTCTTGCCGTACAGCTTCTTCTCGCCGTACGCCCCGTACGCCTCCAGGACCTCCTTGGAGGGGTCGCCCACCAGCGTGACCTTCAGGGACTCCTGCTCGCGGAACTTCGCGAGCTTCTCCGGCTTGTCGGGGGAGACGCCGACGACGTCGTACCCGGCGGCCGCCAGCAGCTCCAGGTTGTCCGTGAAGTCGCAGGCCTGCTTGGTGCAGCCGGGGGTGAGGGCGGCGGGGTAGAAGTACACGATGACCTTGCGGCCCCGGTACGCGTCGAGCGAGACCTCGTTGCCGTCGGCGTCGGGCAGGGTGAAGGCGGGGGCGGTGTCGCCGGGCTGAAGTCGCTCGCTCATGGGGTTTTCTCCAAGTGGCCGAGGGGGTGGCGTACACCGACAGAGCCTAATGGGGGCCTGTGACAGTGCATGAGCGGCGGAACTGACAGACTGTGGATGACGGATGACCCCATACGACCACCGGAGGCGGCGCAGTGTCGGATGCCAGGACCCCTGCGCAGATCGAGGCGGACATCAGGAGCCGGCGGGACCAGCTCGCGGTGACCCTCGACGAGATCGGGGTGCGGCTGCACCCGTCCACGATCGTCGGCGACGCGAAGGCCAGGTTCGCCTCGGCCGTGGACCACACGGCCGGGCGCGCGTACGTCGCGGTGAACCGCGCGGTGAGCGATGTGAAGGCGCAGTTCGTGTCCGAGGAGGGGGCGCCCCGGGTGGAGCGGATCCTGCCGGTCGCGCTCGTCGCGGTCGGCCTGGTGGGGCTGCTCGCGCTGTCGGCGAGGAAGCGTCGGGCCTGACCCTTCGGCGTACGGCGGTCGCGGGTGCGGGTAGGTTCGACCCCGTGAGCGAGAACACCCACGACAAGCTGCCCATCCGGATGCTGCACGACCGTGTGCTGGTCCGGTCAGACACGCCCGAGGGCGAGCGGCGCTCGGGCGGCGGCATCCTCATTCCGGCGACCGCCGCCGTCGGCAAACGCCTCGCCTGGGCGGAGGTGGTCGCGGTGGGCCAGAACGTGCGCACCGTGGAGCCGGGCGACCGGGTCCTGTACGACCCCGAGGACCGGGCGGAGGTCGAGGTGCGGGGCGTGGCGTACGTCCTGATGCGGGAGCGGGACCTGCACGCCGTGGCGTCCGAGCGGGTGTCGGTGGACGCGACCGGGCTGTATCTGTAGATCTCTGGCCGACTGAGCGTACGCGAGGGCTGGTGACCGTTGTCACCGGCCCTTTCGCATGCCCTTTGTTACGGTGGAGGGACCCCGACGAGACGCGTCGTACCGGGTCAGGACAAGACGACGCACCCGTGTTCCGTTCCGCGTCTCGGAGGTCCTCATGGCCTGGGTTCTGCTTGTCGTCGCCGGTCTGCTCGAAGTGGGCTGGTCGATCGGGATGAAGTACACCGACGGGTTTTCGCGCCCGCTGCCCAGTGTGCTCACCGGGTTGGGGATCGTCGCTTCCATGGTGCTGCTCTCGCAGGCCGCGAAGACGCTGCCGATCGGTACCGCGTACGGCGTGTGGGTGGGGATCGGCGCGGCCGGCGCGGCGGTGCTGGGCATGGTGGTGCTCGGTGAGCCGGCCACCGCCGCCCGGATCTTCTTCGTGTGCCTGCTGCTCGTCGCCGTCGTGGGGTTGAAGGCGACGAGCGGGCATTGAGGCGTTGGGTTCCGGCCCGTGTCAAGGGGCCGGGGCGGCGTTGTGCGGGGAGGGCGTGTTCGGCGCTGGTGGCTACGCCGTGAAGTGAGGGCGTGTGGGCGCTAGTGGCTTCGCCAGCCGCGGGGGCGGTCGGCGAGGCCGTTGGGGGTGCCGCCCGGTCCCTCGATCGTGCCGGCGTTGGCGCCTCCGTTGTCGGTGCCGCCCTGGGTCTGGCCTTGGGTCTGTCCCTGGTCCCGGCCCTGTGTCTGACCTTGGGTCTGGCCTTGGGTGGGGCCTTGGTTCTGGCCGCCGTTGACGGTGCCTCCGTTGTCGGCGCCGCCTTGGGTCTGGCCCTGGTCCTGACCTTGGGTCTGCCCTTGGTTGCGGCCGCCGGTCTGGCCCTGGTCCTGTCCTTGGGTGCGGCCCTGGTTCTGGCCCTGACTCTGGCCCTGGTTGCGGCCGCCGGTCTGGCCCTGGTCCTGTCCTTGGGTGCGGCCCTGGTCCTGGCCCTGGGTCTGTCCCTGGTCGCGGCCGGGTGTCGGGGACTGGAACGGGTTGGGGGTGGGCGGTTCGACGGGGGTGGTGGCGCCTTCCTGGAGCTCCAGGTCGAAGTCCTTGGCCTCGCTGCCCTGGAGGGCGCCCTTGGTGTACTGGGCCCAGATCTGCGCGGGCGGGCCGCCGCCGTTCATGCGGGGCAGGCCGAGCGCCCCGTACAGGGGTTGCTGCACGGCGGTGTCGGGGTCGGCGCCCATCACGGCGACCACGGTGGCCAGGTCCGGGGTGTAGCCCGCGAACCAGGCGGCCTTGTCCTGTTCGGCGGTTCCGGTCTTGCCGGCGGCGGGCCGCCCGGAGGCCTGTGCGGCGGTGCCCGTGCCGCCGTCGACGACGCTTTGCAGCATGGACGTCGTGGTGTCGGCGGCCTCGCGGCTGACGGTCTGTTCGGCGTCCTGGGCGGGCAGTTCGGTCTTCTCGCCGTCCTTGCTGACGGATTCGACCATCGTGTAGGTGCCGTGCCGGCCGTGGCCCGCGAGGGTGGCGTACGCCTGTGTCATGTCCAGGACGCTCGCGGTGGACGGGCCCAGGGCGATCGAGGGGGACGCGGTCAGGTCGGGGGTGTCGGCGGGGATGCCGAGGTCGATCGCGGTCTGCTTGACCTTGCTGGGCCCGACGTCGACGGCCATCTGCGCGTACACGGCGTTGACGGACTTGTCGGTGGCGGTGCGCACGGTGATCTGTCCGTAGGAGGCGTCGTCCTCGTTGGCGGGGCTGTACGAGCCGCCCTTCCACCCCTGCACGGTGCGCTTGTTGGTGCCGTCGTAGACCGTGTTGGGGGTGATGGGGCGGCCGTCCTGCGTCTTGGAGTCGTTGACGACGGCTGAGGTGAAGACGAACGGCTTGAAGGTGGAGCCCACTTGGAAGTCGCGCCGGGTGGCGTTGTTGACGTACTGCTTGGTGTAGTCGATGCCGCCGTACATCGCGAGGACCTTGCCGGTGGCCGGGTCGATGGAGGCGCCGCCGACGCGTACGTTGCGGTCGGCCTTGCGGACGCTGCTCAGCTTGGAGTTGACCTTGTCGTCGACGGCCTTGACGAAGGCGTCCTGCTTGTCCTTCTGGATGGTGGTGGTGATGCGGTAGCCGCCGGTGGCCAGGGTGTTCTCGTCGATGATCTTGTTGCTGGTGAGGTAGTCCTTGACGGCTTCGACCAGGTAGCCGCGCTGGCCCGCGAGGCCGGCCCGGGCCTTGGCCTTCGCGGGTACGGGGAAGGTGGTGGCGGCCCGTTCGGGGGCGCCGAGCCACTTCTTCTTGACCATGCCGTCCAGGACGTAGTTCCAACGCGCCAGCGCACGCGGCTTGTTCTGGGGGTGGGCGATGACGTCGTACGCGCTGGGGGAGTTGAGCAGGGAGGCGAGGTAGGCGCCTTCGCCGGTGGTGAGCTTCTCGACGTTCTTGCCGTAGTACGCCTGCGAGGCGGCCTGGATGCCGTAGGCGTTGCGGCCGAAGTAACTGGTGTTGAGGTACCCGGCGAGGATGTCGTCCTTGCTCTCCTCGCGATTGAGCTTGATCGCGATGAAGAACTCCTTCACCTTGCGGGTGATGGTCTGTTCCTGGCCGAGGTAGTAGTTCTTGACGTACTGCTGGGTGATGGTGGAGCCGCCCTGGGTGCCCTTGCCGGTGAGGGTGTTCCAGGCGGCGCGGACCATCGCCTTGGGGTCGACGGCGCGCTCGGAGTAGAAGTCGCGGTCCTCGGCGGCCAGTACGGCGTGCTGCACGGTGAGCGGGACCTGGGCGAGCTGGATGTTCTCGCGGTTGACCTCGCCGTCCGAGGCGAGCTGGGTGCCGTCGGCGTAGAGGAAGACGTTGGACTGGGCGGTCGCCCCGGCGTTGGCGGCGGGGATCGACACGAGCATGTAGCCGGCGATGAATCCGCCGATGAGCAGCAGCGCGCAGAAGAGGAAGAGGCCGAGCACGAGACGCCAGCGGGGTACGAAGCGGCGCCATCCGGTGCGCTTGGGCCGCTTCTGGCCGGCCGACGCGCCCTGCCCGGGCGGTGTCTCCGGGCCTGCGGGCCCGCCGGGGCCGGAGCCCGTGAACTCGCCGGAGCCTCCGACCTCGCCGGGCCCCTCGGGTCGACCGGGCCCCTCGGGTCGACCGGGCCCCTCGGATCGACCGGGCCCCTCGGATCGACCGGGGCCGTCGGATCGACCGGGGCCGTCGAACCGGCCGGGGCCTTCGACGCCGCCGGAGCCGGTCGTGCGGTCCCGGGGCGTCCATGTCCGCGGCGGCTCGCGCCTGGGCTCGGGGGGCTCCGGCTGCTCGTCGTCGCTCATGTCTCTCCGGCCGTCGCGTCTCGGGTCGTGTGCGGAACGTATGGGGTGATCCACGCTGTAAGGACATATTGCATGGCGCGTCACGGAAATTCCGTCGCGAAGGGCCGTGCGGCTGGGCTAGGCTCCCGCGCTTCGGTGTCGACTGCGGGAGGGGACGTTTCGTGCGGCTGTACGGGGTCGTGGCGGCGGGTGGGTTCCGGCGCTATACGACGTACCGGGTCGCCACCGCGGCCGGAGTGTTCACCAACACGGTCTTCGGCGTGATCGTGGCCTACACCTATATAGCCCTGTGGAACCAGCGCCCCAACCTCGGTGGCTACGACCAGTCCCAGGCCCTCACCTATGTGTGGGTCAGCCAGGCCATGCTGATGACGGTGAACCTGTTCGGCGGAGGCTTCGCGGACGAGCTGGTGGAACGCATCCGTACGGGTGACATCGCGATCGACCTCTACCGTCCGGCCGACCTCCAGCTGTGGTGGCTGTCGGCCGATCTGGGCCGGGCGCTCTTCCACTTCCTTGGGCGCGGTGTGGTGCCGCTCGCCTTCGGCGCGCTGTTCTTCGATCTCGCGCTGCCCATCAACCCGGGGACGTGGCTCGCCTTCCTCCTCGCGGTCCTGTTCGGCGTGGTGGTGAGTTTCGCGCTGCGCTTCCTGGTGGCGCTCTCGGCGTTCTGGCTGCTCGACGGGGCCGGCGTCGCCGCGCTGGTCTCGATCGCGGGCCTGTTCTTCTCCGGGATGCTGCTGCCGCTCAACGCCTTCCCCGGGCTGCTCGGCGAGGTGGCCCGCGCGCTGCCGTGGTCCTCGCTGCTCCAGATCCCGGTGGATGTCCTGCTGGGCCGCCACCACGGCTGGGGACTGCTCGGCGCCTACGGTTTCCAGCTCGGCTGGGCGGCGGCGCTGCTCGGCGCGGGCCGGCTGCTCCAGTCCGCGGCGGTGCGCAGGGTGGTGGTTCAGGGTGGCTGAGCCGGTGCGGGGTTCCGGGAGGGCCGACCCCGTACGGGGTTCAGGGTGGGCCGACCCCGGGAGGGAACGGCGGGCGCCGCTGGGCGTGTGGGCCACGTACACGATGATCGCCGGGATGTGGATCCGCTCCACACTCGCCTATCGGGCGTCGTTCGTGATGATGCTGATCGGGAACTTCCTGGTGACGGCCTTCGACTTCGTCGTGATCGTCCTGATGTTCTCGCAGGTCCGCTCGCTCGGTGGGTACTCCTTCGCCGAAGTGGCCTTCCTGTACGGCACGTCGACGACCGCGTTCGGGCTCGCGAACGCGCTGCTCGGCTCGATCGACAAGCTGGGCGCGCGGGTGCGGGACGGCACGCTCGACGCCCTGCTCGTGCGCCCGGCGCCGGTGCTGGCCCAGGTCGCCGCCGACCGTTTCGGCCTCCAGCGCCTGGGCCGGCTCCTTCAGGGCCTCCTGGTCCTCGCCGGTTCGCTGGCGGCTTTGGACGTGCACTGGACGGTCGCGAAGGTGCTGCTCGTGCCGGTGACGCTGCTCAGCGGCACCGGGATCTTCTGCGCGGTGTTCGTGGTGGGCGCGGCCTTCCAGTTCTGGGCGCAGGACGCGGCCGAGGTCCAGAGCGCGTTCACCTACGGCGGCCAGACGCTGCTCCAGTATCCGCCGACGGTGTTCGCCAAGGACATGGTGCGCGGGGTCACCTACATCCTGCCGCTGGCGTTCGTGAACTGGCTGCCCGCGCTGTACATCCTGGGCCGTCCCTACCCGCTGGACCTGCCGACCTGGCTCGCCTTCGCGCCCCCGCTGGTCGCCGCGGTCTGTCTG
Protein-coding sequences here:
- a CDS encoding GroES family chaperonin, which codes for MSENTHDKLPIRMLHDRVLVRSDTPEGERRSGGGILIPATAAVGKRLAWAEVVAVGQNVRTVEPGDRVLYDPEDRAEVEVRGVAYVLMRERDLHAVASERVSVDATGLYL
- a CDS encoding DMT family transporter; the encoded protein is MAWVLLVVAGLLEVGWSIGMKYTDGFSRPLPSVLTGLGIVASMVLLSQAAKTLPIGTAYGVWVGIGAAGAAVLGMVVLGEPATAARIFFVCLLLVAVVGLKATSGH
- a CDS encoding transglycosylase domain-containing protein, translated to MSDDEQPEPPEPRREPPRTWTPRDRTTGSGGVEGPGRFDGPGRSDGPGRSEGPGRSEGPGRPEGPGRPEGPGEVGGSGEFTGSGPGGPAGPETPPGQGASAGQKRPKRTGWRRFVPRWRLVLGLFLFCALLLIGGFIAGYMLVSIPAANAGATAQSNVFLYADGTQLASDGEVNRENIQLAQVPLTVQHAVLAAEDRDFYSERAVDPKAMVRAAWNTLTGKGTQGGSTITQQYVKNYYLGQEQTITRKVKEFFIAIKLNREESKDDILAGYLNTSYFGRNAYGIQAASQAYYGKNVEKLTTGEGAYLASLLNSPSAYDVIAHPQNKPRALARWNYVLDGMVKKKWLGAPERAATTFPVPAKAKARAGLAGQRGYLVEAVKDYLTSNKIIDENTLATGGYRITTTIQKDKQDAFVKAVDDKVNSKLSSVRKADRNVRVGGASIDPATGKVLAMYGGIDYTKQYVNNATRRDFQVGSTFKPFVFTSAVVNDSKTQDGRPITPNTVYDGTNKRTVQGWKGGSYSPANEDDASYGQITVRTATDKSVNAVYAQMAVDVGPSKVKQTAIDLGIPADTPDLTASPSIALGPSTASVLDMTQAYATLAGHGRHGTYTMVESVSKDGEKTELPAQDAEQTVSREAADTTTSMLQSVVDGGTGTAAQASGRPAAGKTGTAEQDKAAWFAGYTPDLATVVAVMGADPDTAVQQPLYGALGLPRMNGGGPPAQIWAQYTKGALQGSEAKDFDLELQEGATTPVEPPTPNPFQSPTPGRDQGQTQGQDQGRTQGQDQGQTGGRNQGQSQGQNQGRTQGQDQGQTGGRNQGQTQGQDQGQTQGGADNGGTVNGGQNQGPTQGQTQGQTQGRDQGQTQGQTQGGTDNGGANAGTIEGPGGTPNGLADRPRGWRSH
- a CDS encoding ABC transporter permease, which codes for MRLYGVVAAGGFRRYTTYRVATAAGVFTNTVFGVIVAYTYIALWNQRPNLGGYDQSQALTYVWVSQAMLMTVNLFGGGFADELVERIRTGDIAIDLYRPADLQLWWLSADLGRALFHFLGRGVVPLAFGALFFDLALPINPGTWLAFLLAVLFGVVVSFALRFLVALSAFWLLDGAGVAALVSIAGLFFSGMLLPLNAFPGLLGEVARALPWSSLLQIPVDVLLGRHHGWGLLGAYGFQLGWAAALLGAGRLLQSAAVRRVVVQGG
- a CDS encoding ABC transporter permease, which produces MAEPVRGSGRADPVRGSGWADPGRERRAPLGVWATYTMIAGMWIRSTLAYRASFVMMLIGNFLVTAFDFVVIVLMFSQVRSLGGYSFAEVAFLYGTSTTAFGLANALLGSIDKLGARVRDGTLDALLVRPAPVLAQVAADRFGLQRLGRLLQGLLVLAGSLAALDVHWTVAKVLLVPVTLLSGTGIFCAVFVVGAAFQFWAQDAAEVQSAFTYGGQTLLQYPPTVFAKDMVRGVTYILPLAFVNWLPALYILGRPYPLDLPTWLAFAPPLVAAVCLVLSGRAWRVGLRSYRSTGS